GAGATCTCCATCGAGGCGATCCATGCCGAACGCGTCGCGCGCGCGCTGCTCGGCGAACCCGAAGTCCTGCCCATCGGTCTCGGTGCCCGCGACTCCCTGCGCCTCGAGGCGGGTCTCTGCCTTTACGGCCACGATATCGATGAGACCACCGATCCGGCGGAAGCCAATCTCGTCTGGTCCATCGCCAAGCGCCGCAAGATGGACAAGGATTTCCCCGCCGCCGAAAAGATCATGGACCGCGTGTTCAACGGCACGGAGCGCAGGCGCGTCGGCATCCGCCCCGACGGCCGCGCCCCGGCCCGCGAAGGCACCGAGATCGCGGACAAGTCCGGCAAGATCGTCGGCAAGATCACGTCCGGCGGCTTCGGCCCCACGCTGAACGCGCCCGTCGCCATGGGCTATGTCGATAGCGCGCTGGCGACCGACGGCACCGAGCTCGACCTCATCGTCCGCGGCAAGCCGCTTCCCGCCAAAGTCGTCCCCATGCCTTTCGTTCCCCATCGCTACCGGAGAGCCCTATGACCGACGTCCGTTACACCGATCAGCACGAATGGGTCCGCGTCGACGGCGACGAGGCCACCATCGGCATCACCAAATACGCCGCCGAGCAGCTCGGCGACGTGGTGTTCGTCGAGCTTCCCGAGACCGGCCGCAAGATCGGCGCCGGCGGCGAGGCCGCGGTGGTCGAGAGCGTGAAGGCCGCCTCCGACGTCTACTCGCCGGTCAGCGGCGAGGTGACCGGCAACAACGAAGCCCTCACCGCCGACCCCGCGCAGGTGAACGCCGACCCCGAAGGCGAAGCGTGGTTCTTCAAGCTGAAGCTCGCGGACAAGGGCGAAGTCGAGAAGCTGATGACGGCCGCGCAGTACGAGGAATTCGTGAAGGGGCTTTAATTTTATCGTCATCGCCGGGCTTGTCCCGGCGACCCATGATCACCCATGCAGCACGGAGATCATGGGTGGCCGGCACGAGGCCGGCCATGACGAAAGGGAAAGCAAGCTGAGATCGATCTTCCGCAGAGAGTAGAAACGTAGAATGCGTTACCACCCCCTCACCAC
The nucleotide sequence above comes from Rhizomicrobium sp.. Encoded proteins:
- the gcvH gene encoding glycine cleavage system protein GcvH, with the translated sequence MTDVRYTDQHEWVRVDGDEATIGITKYAAEQLGDVVFVELPETGRKIGAGGEAAVVESVKAASDVYSPVSGEVTGNNEALTADPAQVNADPEGEAWFFKLKLADKGEVEKLMTAAQYEEFVKGL